Genomic segment of Pseudorca crassidens isolate mPseCra1 chromosome 10, mPseCra1.hap1, whole genome shotgun sequence:
ctttcctctctccctcctagcCTTAAAACACAAGGCCAACAACCCGTCCTTTCACTTTTCTCGAGGAGAAATGTGCAGTGGAAATGATCAAAACAAGATACTGTGTTAGAAAGACGTGAGTGTGAATTATTCACGAGATGCTTCTCTCTTCAATTCATTCCCCtggccttctcctctcctctctttcctaTTAGGAGGAGCCCGTAATTTGTCATGTATTAACATGATTAATATAGTAGGCGGCCCAGGGCCGTTCCTGAGATTCTtgtgccaaaaaataaaaattaaaaaaatggggtGGGTTTGCCGTTTTCGTATTTCTGTGGGAAGACGGACTGAAGCTGAGGTCCGATGTTGGCTGTGCTTGCTTTGCTCACTGATCGGTAACATTTggcaaataaaacacaaaaaaacaaacgaaatcAAAAAGAGAACCAGGATTTCCCACAATCCTATGAGTGTTGTCAGCATCACAGAGAATCACAACGTCCCCAAAGAACGAATGGATCTTCCTCTCGATTTCCGGGAGCATGGCGTGAGTGTGTGTGGGCGCGCGGGGGAAGCCGGTCCCGCGCTCAGAAGGGAAGCCAGGTCGCTAGAGCTGCCAAGAGGGACGCCAGGAGCACGGAGAGCGCCGGAAGCAGGGACCCCGCCGCCCCGTTGCCGCTGCCGCAGAGTTCGAATAAGCTGCCTTGGATGTTGagatttttggattcttttctcagTTTATCCCACATATCTTTCGCCCCTTCCTGGCAATCCGTAAGGGCTGTGACCGTGCAGCTGTGGAAATCCTCCCAGTATCTGGCGAggaacagaacaaaacagaagcGGGTTCACTTTGGGCGCGGGAAGGACCCCGGGCCTGCGCCCCGGGCAAACCTCCCGGCGCCCCCCTCCGACCTCCTCTCCGCCGGCCCGGCGCCGGGCGGGGCCCGGTGGGCGCTCCCGGGACCTCCGCGCAGCCTGGATGCCGCTGACCCAGGTGGAGGCCGCCCCTTCCCTCTCTGGTTCCGCGGCCCGGCAGCCGGGCCGCGCCCGCTGCGCCGCGCTGGCACCTCGGCCTGCGcaaacagattgctgggcctcCGCGGGCAAAGCTAGGAAAACAGTGCTAAGCCTCGCAAGCTGCCGCCCATTAATGCCTCCTGGCTTGCAAGCGGGTTGCTTGCTCGGAGCACGGCCCTCCCCTCCGGGCTTCCCGCTTTCTCCTCCGCCCGccccttctgtctccctccctccctctccacgcCGCCGCGCACTCTCCCCGTGGCCTTCATTCTCCTCCGCTCCTCCTTTTGTCTCCCGCTTTCCCCTTcgccttcttccctctccccttctttgtcttcctccttttccctcccctcGGTTTTCCTCTGTTCCGTTCCTCACTTCCCCCTACTCGCTTGCTTCGGTCCTCCGTGGCCCCTCGCCTTGCTCTCCACGCCCCCCCCGGCTCTGATTCGCTCCGGAGACTGCGGCCTGCCTCTCCCCTCCACGGGGTCGGTGAGTGTCAGCGCCCGGGCCCCCGGGGTTGGCTTCCTGGCCTCCTCCAGCTTCCTCAAACCCCAGAGCTCCggccctgccctttcccctctcCCGAGGCTTCTTCGTGGCCCTGGACCTCCGCGGCCTTCGGGGTGTATTGCCAGCACCCCCAGGCCCGGGCTCCTGGGCCGGCGCGGTGCCCGCCGCTGCCAGCCTTCGAGGGACCCTactcccagccctcccctctctcctcttcccggAGCCCCGCGCGGTACTCAGCCACTCGCTCCTCCTGGGCTCGGTTCCGAGCCCCGCCCCACAACCTTCAGCcaacttgtccttttttttttttttttattgtcccCCTTTCTTCTGAAAACCCAAAATAGATCTCGAGACTAAATATCATTCCAACCCGTGATCGATTCCTGGGGCGCTGTCTCCTTTCGGGGCTGGGTCGATCAGTGAGCCTCGGTAACTCTGGGCGGGCTCCCACTTCGCCCGGGCCCTTAGCGCCAGGTCACCAGGGAGGGCCCTCCACGAAATGTGGTTGTtattttctcccctctctcctttctgctcACTAGCCCGGACTGTAAGCACGATTTATCCTGGTTTCCACTCCCACCCCATCTTCTGGCTGACAGTC
This window contains:
- the NRN1 gene encoding neuritin, translating into MGLKLNGRYISLILAVQIAYLVQAVRAAGKCDAVFKGFSDCLLKLGDSMANYPQGLDDKTNIKTVCTYWEDFHSCTVTALTDCQEGAKDMWDKLRKESKNLNIQGSLFELCGSGNGAAGSLLPALSVLLASLLAALATWLPF